Proteins found in one Bremerella volcania genomic segment:
- the cpaB gene encoding Flp pilus assembly protein CpaB: protein MRVSPGTLLLGVVAVMFGLLGAYIVQKNMQKPQPVAAADAPQLYTVPRASMDLTAGRVITMGDIVIHKLTAQQFRDEGLPASYMPRTSDIIGRTLRVDLPKGSSFDTPVFYPEGTGPSIVERLDPGMRAVTIKVAADEAVDMFATPGTWVDVLFRSEEDDKEDLPEMTVSLLEGVKVLAVNSTTTEMRNIRGQREARQQTSVTLSVTPDQAVALRVVENRGTMALALRHPDDVDANAQFAGMTMDQLLNRPVARERIEVYRGHSISQVEFRERFRANFDPEKLAKQNLNKQAKADPPANADAVK, encoded by the coding sequence ATGAGGGTAAGTCCGGGAACACTCCTTTTGGGCGTTGTGGCAGTCATGTTTGGACTGCTGGGAGCGTACATCGTCCAAAAGAACATGCAAAAGCCCCAACCAGTCGCCGCGGCAGACGCACCGCAGCTTTACACCGTTCCGCGGGCCAGCATGGACCTGACGGCCGGTCGAGTCATCACGATGGGCGATATCGTCATTCACAAGTTGACCGCCCAGCAGTTTCGAGACGAGGGTCTGCCGGCCTCGTACATGCCCCGCACCTCGGACATCATTGGCCGAACCTTGCGGGTCGATCTGCCCAAGGGGTCTTCGTTCGACACGCCGGTGTTTTACCCGGAAGGAACGGGGCCCAGCATCGTCGAGCGTCTCGATCCTGGCATGCGTGCCGTGACTATTAAAGTCGCCGCGGATGAAGCGGTTGACATGTTTGCCACGCCAGGTACCTGGGTCGACGTCCTGTTCCGTAGCGAAGAGGACGACAAAGAAGACCTGCCGGAGATGACCGTCAGCCTGCTGGAAGGCGTGAAGGTTCTGGCCGTCAACAGCACCACCACCGAAATGCGTAACATCCGTGGGCAGCGTGAAGCACGCCAACAGACCTCGGTCACCCTCTCGGTCACGCCCGATCAAGCAGTCGCTCTGCGAGTCGTTGAAAACCGCGGCACCATGGCTTTGGCCTTACGTCATCCAGACGATGTCGACGCCAATGCCCAGTTCGCTGGGATGACCATGGATCAGTTGCTGAACCGTCCGGTCGCACGGGAACGCATTGAAGTTTACCGCGGCCACTCGATCTCGCAGGTCGAATTCCGTGAACGCTTCCGAGCGAACTTCGACCCTGAAAAGCTGGCCAAGCAAAACCTGAACAAGCAGGCCAAGGCCGATCCGCCCGCAAATGCAGACGCCGTCAAGTAA
- a CDS encoding TadE/TadG family type IV pilus assembly protein, giving the protein MLLFPVLLIATLSFFVLGPTVTIRQNVQHAAEETAREVAKKIGTQTTTIIATDVVNEVLSVHGLDLSMNGVRADVWEYDDGGGGSIIHTPLGDTANVAAPTTPVGFNDPEQVIVQVTVEVGSAPIPNILSNMNFDITGRYLVHRATAFRDP; this is encoded by the coding sequence TTGTTGCTTTTTCCGGTTTTGCTGATTGCGACTCTCTCCTTTTTCGTCCTTGGCCCAACCGTCACTATCCGGCAGAACGTGCAACACGCGGCCGAAGAAACGGCTCGTGAAGTAGCCAAGAAGATCGGAACACAAACCACAACGATCATCGCAACGGATGTCGTTAACGAGGTCCTTTCCGTTCACGGATTAGACCTCTCGATGAATGGTGTCCGCGCCGACGTTTGGGAATACGACGACGGTGGCGGCGGCTCGATCATCCACACGCCACTGGGCGACACTGCAAACGTCGCGGCTCCAACGACACCTGTCGGTTTTAACGATCCCGAACAAGTAATCGTCCAGGTTACCGTGGAAGTTGGCAGCGCACCGATTCCCAACATTTTGAGCAACATGAATTTTGACATCACAGGCCGCTACCTCGTTCATCGCGCTACGGCCTTTCGAGACCCTTGA
- a CDS encoding sulfatase-like hydrolase/transferase — translation MHWIGRSIVLLALLVIAAAIFWPDAWRAGSGNAASKPAANGDPGPQTPAGLASDSQTITDDDNPHVSDMQNPLTRAIDGMLASHGEVFKDSESGLRDQVEQADRRLTGIKSEIRSALRNANRQVRVPGQNSPLVMMVVLEGVAKDELGFYGQPGKTPLLEALAEKGTVFESCYAGPSVDIARFMLMTGSGYSKGKARNNRIAEMMWNSGYRALLVDGTNWISEFERHYYDEDVSAEGDEETGLPTKLIFNGAEAKIVANQNENSDDDISTTALLVGQSRELLLNRPSNRPTYIEYHFAVTTDDPEVRAAQIAEIDQAIGRMFHAMHIVRSGRSMVMVVAGLPTAGQPQNDGILSESNLQVPLMIYRSHNKNVARIDEPCGLLDVLPTLAGVITSSRVPGHNGISLESWMDGKPISSRRFRWTNPSDEDQFAIRQGPWKAVFGSSDQLFFLPDDPREKNNVAAQHPQVLHGLSGSGPNRTKMNF, via the coding sequence ATGCACTGGATAGGTAGATCGATCGTTCTACTTGCGTTGCTGGTCATCGCCGCGGCGATTTTCTGGCCAGATGCATGGCGCGCCGGCAGTGGCAATGCTGCGAGCAAGCCTGCGGCAAACGGGGATCCAGGCCCGCAAACGCCCGCAGGACTCGCCTCGGACAGCCAAACGATTACGGACGACGATAATCCTCACGTATCGGACATGCAGAATCCGCTCACCAGGGCCATCGATGGCATGCTGGCCTCGCATGGTGAAGTGTTTAAAGATTCGGAAAGCGGCCTACGAGACCAGGTCGAACAAGCCGATCGACGCTTAACCGGAATCAAGTCGGAAATTCGCAGTGCGCTGCGAAACGCCAACCGTCAGGTTCGTGTGCCCGGTCAGAACTCTCCGCTCGTGATGATGGTGGTTTTGGAGGGGGTAGCCAAGGATGAGCTTGGTTTTTATGGCCAGCCTGGCAAGACTCCCCTGCTGGAAGCCTTGGCTGAAAAGGGCACGGTTTTCGAGTCATGCTATGCAGGCCCATCGGTCGACATCGCCAGATTCATGCTGATGACTGGATCGGGCTATAGCAAAGGGAAAGCCCGAAACAATCGCATTGCCGAAATGATGTGGAATTCTGGCTATCGGGCACTACTTGTTGATGGCACGAATTGGATCTCGGAGTTCGAGCGTCACTATTACGATGAGGATGTTTCGGCGGAAGGGGACGAGGAGACAGGGCTTCCCACCAAATTGATTTTCAATGGTGCCGAAGCGAAAATCGTGGCCAATCAGAATGAAAACTCGGACGACGACATTTCCACGACGGCGCTCCTCGTGGGACAGTCGCGTGAACTACTGCTGAATCGACCGTCGAATCGACCGACTTACATCGAGTATCATTTTGCCGTTACGACAGATGATCCCGAGGTGCGTGCAGCTCAGATCGCCGAGATCGATCAAGCGATCGGCCGGATGTTTCACGCCATGCATATCGTGCGTAGTGGACGTTCGATGGTCATGGTCGTCGCTGGCTTGCCCACTGCGGGCCAGCCGCAGAACGACGGGATCTTGAGCGAGAGCAATCTGCAAGTTCCGCTGATGATTTACCGTTCCCACAATAAGAATGTCGCCCGGATCGATGAGCCATGTGGCCTGTTGGATGTGCTTCCGACGTTGGCCGGAGTGATCACAAGTAGTCGAGTTCCCGGTCATAACGGGATATCGCTTGAATCTTGGATGGATGGCAAGCCGATATCGAGTCGCCGTTTTCGTTGGACCAACCCCAGTGATGAAGATCAGTTTGCAATCCGACAAGGTCCGTGGAAAGCAGTCTTCGGGTCTTCCGATCAACTCTTTTTTCTGCCAGACGATCCACGGGAAAAGAATAACGTGGCTGCTCAGCATCCCCAGGTGCTTCACGGATTGTCAGGCAGTGGTCCGAATCGAACCAAGATGAACTTCTAG
- a CDS encoding Flp family type IVb pilin, giving the protein MLTTLKKIWNDERGFVSSMELILIATLTAIGLIVGLVAFRDSLVQELGDTASAVGELNQSYAIFVGNSDNTDPEDGPVVIGPNAVSQVTVQRDFLNSDDEVVVSVTSSFQNFRYNDRTDVGDGPDLLLQPPATIVSLSDAAINEGESLSP; this is encoded by the coding sequence ATGTTGACTACGCTGAAGAAAATCTGGAACGACGAACGCGGGTTCGTAAGCTCCATGGAGTTGATTCTCATCGCAACCTTGACCGCGATTGGCTTGATCGTTGGATTGGTTGCTTTCCGGGATTCGTTGGTGCAGGAACTAGGCGACACAGCTTCGGCGGTCGGCGAGTTGAATCAATCTTACGCCATATTCGTGGGCAATAGCGACAACACGGATCCCGAAGACGGACCGGTTGTCATTGGCCCAAACGCCGTCAGTCAAGTAACGGTCCAGAGGGATTTTCTTAATAGCGATGACGAAGTTGTCGTATCAGTAACCTCGTCTTTCCAGAACTTCCGCTACAACGACCGTACAGACGTTGGTGATGGACCGGATCTCTTGCTGCAACCGCCGGCAACGATCGTCTCCCTCTCCGACGCCGCGATCAATGAGGGAGAAAGTCTAAGCCCATGA
- a CDS encoding M28 family peptidase, whose amino-acid sequence MKYTPAILLTFLLGILGLCVGCQQQETVAASPEREQSADSLNAPVVAHQVSRYSFTDAQVDSRILADLNFLASDEQEGRGPYSKGLQASAEYIAEQFADAGLNTKLIEGKPFQVFATRERVDLGENNHLAFQSADGKSRKITGDDYRPLSPSVSGAFDLPLAFAGYGISSPRDAYDDYAQFDGTGKAVIVLRHEPDQAGRTQKFAGSGNSKFAYLSTKVINAIEHGAGAVILVTDEAAIKKEKSQGDKLLSFQIRMPKDFQPKIPVLHMKRSAVDALLKEAGKPSLSEWEASVDESLLPNSFDLTGARVTGEVEIETSERTQQNVLGVLPGKGRLASEIVVVGAHYDHLGYGGSGSLAPWTREIHNGADDNASGTVALLETARQCAVWDGADRRTILFIAFGAEEQGLIGSEYYVRHPLFATENTVAMLNYDMVGRLRKDRLTVYGHNTAEEFEAWMDEAAAKHDVTLNKIPGGYGPSDHASFYGRGIPVMHDFTGFHSQYHRPSDDVEHINVPGIRKVVGMNIDILQHLVKDKIVPIKNAEGSLLDLYFGGIGSGGPPSKEENQEGGKRALGVQVGDPQPNGIPIIKVTPGSAAEKAGLRGGDILTGWGETKITSIDQLRTAVRATQLDQKISVRIMRAMLELELEVEFPK is encoded by the coding sequence ATGAAGTACACGCCCGCAATCTTGCTCACATTTCTCTTGGGTATCCTTGGCCTATGCGTAGGCTGTCAACAGCAAGAGACGGTCGCCGCCAGTCCCGAACGAGAGCAATCGGCCGATTCGTTGAATGCTCCGGTTGTTGCTCATCAGGTTTCCAGGTATTCCTTCACTGATGCCCAGGTCGATTCGCGTATCTTGGCGGATCTCAATTTCCTGGCTTCGGATGAACAGGAAGGACGAGGTCCTTATTCCAAAGGGCTGCAAGCATCCGCGGAGTACATCGCCGAGCAATTCGCCGATGCGGGGCTCAACACCAAGCTGATTGAAGGAAAGCCGTTCCAGGTCTTTGCGACTCGTGAGCGAGTCGACTTGGGTGAGAACAACCATCTCGCCTTTCAATCGGCCGATGGTAAGTCACGAAAGATTACCGGTGACGATTATCGGCCACTTTCTCCGAGCGTCAGTGGTGCGTTCGACCTGCCGTTGGCCTTCGCTGGTTATGGAATTAGTTCGCCACGGGATGCCTACGACGACTATGCCCAGTTCGATGGAACCGGTAAAGCGGTGATCGTGCTTCGTCACGAACCGGACCAGGCAGGCCGCACGCAGAAGTTCGCCGGTTCCGGCAATTCCAAGTTTGCCTATCTCTCGACCAAGGTAATTAATGCAATCGAGCACGGCGCGGGCGCGGTCATCCTGGTGACCGATGAGGCGGCAATCAAAAAGGAGAAGAGCCAAGGGGATAAGTTGCTTTCTTTTCAGATTCGCATGCCCAAGGACTTCCAGCCGAAAATCCCAGTCTTGCACATGAAGCGTTCGGCGGTCGATGCCCTGCTGAAAGAAGCGGGAAAGCCTTCGCTGTCGGAGTGGGAAGCCAGCGTCGATGAGAGCTTGCTGCCTAACTCCTTCGACCTGACGGGCGCTCGGGTGACTGGCGAGGTCGAGATCGAAACGTCAGAGCGGACCCAGCAAAACGTACTTGGTGTGCTGCCAGGCAAAGGGAGATTAGCGTCGGAAATTGTTGTCGTGGGGGCTCATTACGACCATCTCGGATACGGTGGTTCCGGCTCGCTGGCACCCTGGACGCGTGAAATACATAACGGTGCCGATGACAACGCCTCGGGGACGGTTGCCTTGCTGGAAACGGCCCGGCAGTGTGCTGTCTGGGATGGAGCCGACCGCCGGACGATACTATTCATCGCTTTTGGGGCGGAAGAGCAAGGACTCATTGGTAGCGAGTATTACGTCCGCCATCCGCTGTTTGCGACGGAGAACACCGTGGCGATGCTCAACTACGACATGGTCGGCCGGCTGCGAAAAGATCGCCTGACCGTCTACGGGCACAACACGGCCGAAGAGTTTGAAGCGTGGATGGACGAAGCGGCCGCCAAGCATGACGTCACCCTCAACAAAATCCCAGGCGGATATGGCCCCAGCGATCACGCTTCGTTCTATGGTCGCGGGATTCCAGTGATGCATGACTTTACCGGCTTCCACTCGCAGTATCATCGACCCAGCGACGACGTCGAACACATCAACGTGCCTGGCATTCGAAAGGTCGTCGGCATGAACATCGACATCCTACAGCACCTGGTCAAGGACAAGATCGTTCCGATCAAGAATGCCGAGGGTTCGCTTCTCGATCTTTACTTCGGCGGCATCGGTTCGGGCGGTCCGCCATCGAAAGAAGAGAACCAAGAGGGTGGGAAACGGGCCCTGGGGGTTCAAGTCGGCGACCCACAGCCCAATGGTATTCCGATCATCAAAGTGACCCCGGGAAGCGCCGCCGAAAAGGCTGGTCTCCGTGGCGGTGATATTCTTACCGGTTGGGGGGAGACGAAAATCACGTCGATCGATCAGTTGAGAACGGCTGTTCGGGCTACTCAACTCGACCAGAAGATTTCCGTGCGGATCATGCGTGCGATGCTCGAATTGGAATTGGAAGTCGAGTTTCCCAAGTAG
- a CDS encoding TadE/TadG family type IV pilus assembly protein, whose product MVLFRKSKRRAASLLEIIIGLPIVLILLLAVVQFGLLQSNQQTLKMASRAGALVAAELTIDGTETEPDSTIVAAIDEVLIQGGLLSPGETIKTVGEVQLNYVVYDYDNDDVLEDEIYFSNGCDPPPVDGFVNYPYPDYYYVQVTICIPATRLAPNAMACFGVDFSGRDAIMTSLFRHELSPLSPVP is encoded by the coding sequence ATGGTGCTGTTTCGCAAATCGAAACGCCGCGCGGCCAGCTTGCTGGAGATCATCATCGGGCTTCCGATTGTTCTGATCTTACTGCTTGCGGTCGTTCAATTTGGCTTGCTGCAGAGCAATCAGCAAACGCTCAAGATGGCAAGTCGCGCGGGTGCTTTGGTAGCAGCCGAGCTAACAATCGATGGCACGGAAACTGAGCCGGACTCCACGATCGTCGCTGCGATCGATGAAGTCTTGATCCAGGGTGGCCTTCTTTCTCCCGGCGAAACGATAAAGACGGTCGGGGAAGTTCAGTTGAATTACGTCGTCTACGACTATGATAACGATGACGTTCTCGAGGACGAGATCTACTTCAGCAATGGATGCGATCCTCCTCCAGTTGATGGTTTCGTGAATTACCCTTATCCCGACTATTACTACGTCCAAGTGACGATTTGCATTCCGGCAACACGCCTGGCACCCAACGCGATGGCTTGTTTTGGCGTTGATTTTTCTGGACGCGACGCGATCATGACGAGCCTTTTTCGTCACGAGTTGTCTCCCCTCAGCCCCGTTCCTTAA
- a CDS encoding Flp family type IVb pilin: MSLIKRLWNDEAGFVVSAELILVATIAVLGLIVGLASVRDAVTSELSDVAGALQDVNQSYSYFTIVGHSAAVAGSDYTDMTDFCDGIEDTADSDDNCIEHTGGPVNENSTAPVGSLATGN, from the coding sequence ATGAGCCTCATTAAGCGTTTGTGGAATGACGAAGCTGGTTTCGTCGTTTCCGCTGAATTGATCCTGGTCGCCACGATCGCCGTTCTGGGTCTGATCGTTGGTCTGGCCTCCGTTCGTGACGCCGTCACGAGCGAACTGTCGGACGTTGCTGGTGCTCTGCAAGACGTCAACCAGTCGTACAGCTACTTCACCATCGTTGGTCACTCGGCTGCTGTTGCTGGTTCGGACTACACCGATATGACCGACTTCTGCGATGGTATCGAAGACACTGCCGACTCCGATGACAATTGCATCGAGCACACTGGCGGTCCAGTCAACGAAAATTCGACTGCTCCAGTGGGCAGCCTGGCAACTGGCAACTAA
- a CDS encoding A24 family peptidase: MLFFEHPTTMIPQLIILLFVAAYTATGAAWDMKTRKLPNWLTVSAFALGVIFHTVAGALSEQGAIGGLLFSLAGFGVGFGILFVLFAIGGGAGGDVKFMGALGAWVGWKAILIIFIGSGLIAAISLAVVFIWSLFAGSAQANDVKKHQTLADRRLIPYAIPATISAWLVLGGLFTLKWVATTGTPITLEN; this comes from the coding sequence ATGTTGTTTTTCGAGCACCCCACGACCATGATTCCACAACTCATCATTTTGCTGTTTGTCGCTGCGTACACCGCCACCGGTGCTGCGTGGGACATGAAGACCCGCAAATTGCCGAATTGGCTGACGGTCAGTGCTTTCGCTCTCGGTGTGATCTTTCATACCGTGGCCGGAGCACTTTCCGAGCAAGGGGCCATCGGCGGCCTGCTGTTTTCGCTGGCCGGTTTTGGTGTGGGATTTGGCATCTTGTTCGTCCTGTTCGCCATCGGAGGCGGAGCTGGCGGCGATGTCAAATTCATGGGGGCGCTCGGGGCCTGGGTGGGTTGGAAAGCCATCCTGATCATTTTTATCGGCAGCGGGCTGATCGCAGCGATTAGCTTGGCTGTCGTGTTTATATGGAGTCTGTTCGCCGGTTCCGCGCAAGCAAATGATGTAAAAAAGCATCAAACGCTGGCTGATCGGCGGCTGATTCCCTACGCGATTCCCGCAACAATATCCGCCTGGCTCGTGCTGGGGGGACTATTCACGTTGAAATGGGTAGCCACCACGGGAACGCCAATTACACTGGAAAACTAA
- a CDS encoding CpaF family protein: protein MIRFTSSQPKSETPLSEIDFQRLKSDIHEQLVESLDLSLVARIDDDRMRSNVENLSKEVIRDYRPKIDPSLHERLLEELQAEVFGLGPLEPLMDDPTISDILVNNAHEVYLERLGRLEKTDIVFADDAHLIRIIQRVVARVGRRIDEVSPMVDARLPDGSRINAVVPPLALNGPKLSIRRFGVEHLRLEKLLENETINQPMVDFLQAAVQGRVSFMISGGTGAGKTTMLNALSKSIPDDERIVTIEDSAELLLQHAHVVGMETRPANSEGQGAVTPRDLVRNSLRMRPDRILVGEVRGGEALDMLQAMNTGHEGSLTTIHANDAVDALHRLEMMVAMAGFELPVSVIRRYVASGIRIIVHVARLKGGVRKVMRIAEIAGTEGGEYQLNDIFRFEHQGLDADGKATGRFVSTGYQPQCVNRFLESGVSIDTSIFQATT from the coding sequence ATGATTCGATTTACCTCTTCGCAGCCCAAGTCGGAAACGCCTCTTAGCGAGATCGATTTTCAGCGTCTGAAGTCGGACATCCACGAACAGTTGGTCGAATCGTTAGACCTGTCGCTGGTCGCGCGAATCGACGACGACCGGATGCGGTCCAACGTCGAGAACCTGTCCAAGGAAGTCATTCGCGACTACCGCCCGAAAATAGACCCGAGCTTACACGAGCGACTTCTGGAAGAGTTGCAAGCCGAAGTCTTTGGGCTGGGCCCGCTGGAACCGCTGATGGACGATCCGACGATCAGCGATATTTTGGTCAACAACGCTCACGAAGTTTACCTGGAACGCTTGGGGCGGCTGGAAAAAACGGACATCGTGTTTGCTGACGATGCCCACCTGATCCGGATCATCCAGCGCGTGGTGGCTCGCGTCGGTCGCCGGATCGATGAAGTCAGTCCGATGGTCGACGCCCGACTTCCCGACGGTTCGCGTATCAACGCGGTCGTTCCGCCACTGGCCCTGAACGGCCCGAAGCTTTCGATTCGCCGGTTTGGTGTCGAGCACCTGCGTCTCGAGAAGCTGCTGGAAAACGAAACGATCAATCAACCGATGGTCGACTTCCTGCAGGCCGCCGTGCAAGGTCGCGTCAGTTTCATGATCTCTGGCGGTACAGGTGCCGGTAAGACGACCATGCTCAACGCTCTGAGCAAGTCGATCCCCGACGACGAACGCATTGTGACCATTGAAGACTCGGCCGAACTTCTGCTGCAGCACGCTCATGTGGTTGGCATGGAAACACGTCCGGCGAACTCAGAAGGCCAAGGGGCCGTCACCCCACGTGATCTGGTCCGCAACAGCTTGCGTATGCGACCCGACCGTATCCTGGTGGGCGAAGTTCGCGGGGGCGAAGCCCTGGATATGCTGCAAGCGATGAACACCGGTCACGAAGGCTCGCTGACCACGATTCACGCCAACGATGCCGTTGATGCACTGCACCGACTGGAAATGATGGTCGCGATGGCCGGCTTCGAGCTACCGGTGAGCGTCATTCGCCGTTATGTGGCCAGCGGCATCCGCATCATCGTTCACGTGGCACGTCTCAAAGGTGGCGTGCGTAAGGTGATGCGAATCGCCGAGATCGCCGGTACCGAGGGGGGCGAATACCAGCTGAACGATATTTTCCGCTTCGAGCATCAAGGGCTCGATGCCGACGGCAAGGCAACCGGCCGATTCGTCTCCACCGGCTACCAACCGCAGTGTGTTAATCGGTTCCTGGAATCGGGCGTCAGCATCGACACCAGTATCTTCCAGGCCACCACCTAA
- a CDS encoding TadE/TadG family type IV pilus assembly protein codes for MTQLHRRFDFLSKRARRGVSLLWIIIAFPALVLFLVFAVEIGNIWLARIELEQSLEANALAAVKQWAESGGGDTLAAREVGNAFSIANPVRGQDVDLTDMTLNTAFTNGPNLLNYDDSGMAANPNQNLVCTDISNYGSYLQPGVMVFGAIIQTENLANPAESVVFNADVIPSCASPGSVLVDANGSGGLKTANNHEWGISFKAIGDALAQANLRIYRIDINVDPDGSRNYEFTGSLGIADTVNNDIIVGTGMSSGLSQNDNYLQAITTADIYFTSPPGSPEILQINFSDPTFPLDAINPAIGLVPGDRFRFGAEVVDTTNVNSNSQVNGDEVGDVAEVTVYFSYAGAPDSVEMGTLVDTMDKGNNCGGNAYIFTDAINNDHVIVHPTNTVDLPCPDNASAGSNGQSYVTIGSSGQPHFYAVRAQATIGVPSVVQSICGFNLGPWGVSAKATAYYDCETSDPKLIRVDLFQCDPPPP; via the coding sequence ATGACGCAACTCCATCGACGATTCGACTTCCTGAGCAAACGGGCCCGGCGTGGTGTCTCGCTGCTGTGGATTATCATTGCCTTTCCTGCGTTGGTTTTGTTCTTGGTGTTTGCCGTCGAGATTGGCAACATCTGGCTTGCTCGGATCGAACTGGAGCAGAGTCTCGAAGCAAATGCATTAGCGGCTGTCAAGCAATGGGCGGAATCGGGTGGTGGAGATACGCTTGCTGCTCGTGAAGTGGGAAATGCATTCTCGATCGCCAATCCAGTCAGAGGGCAGGATGTCGATCTGACCGATATGACGCTGAATACAGCGTTTACCAATGGCCCGAATCTGCTTAACTACGACGATAGCGGAATGGCGGCAAATCCCAATCAAAACCTGGTCTGCACGGATATATCGAACTACGGCAGCTATCTTCAGCCCGGCGTGATGGTCTTCGGAGCGATCATCCAGACAGAGAATCTCGCTAATCCCGCGGAAAGCGTCGTTTTCAACGCCGATGTGATTCCTAGCTGCGCCTCGCCGGGAAGTGTTTTGGTCGATGCCAATGGAAGCGGTGGCTTAAAGACGGCCAATAATCACGAATGGGGGATCTCGTTCAAAGCGATAGGAGATGCACTCGCTCAGGCAAATCTTCGAATCTACCGAATTGATATCAACGTCGATCCAGATGGCTCGCGCAACTATGAGTTTACTGGTTCCCTGGGAATCGCGGATACCGTGAACAATGACATAATCGTCGGTACAGGGATGTCCAGCGGCCTAAGTCAGAACGACAATTACCTTCAAGCGATCACGACGGCGGACATCTATTTTACAAGCCCGCCTGGAAGCCCAGAAATATTACAGATCAACTTTTCTGATCCTACATTTCCTCTAGATGCCATAAATCCGGCTATTGGATTGGTTCCAGGGGATCGCTTCCGTTTTGGTGCCGAAGTTGTCGACACGACGAATGTAAATTCGAACAGCCAAGTCAATGGTGACGAAGTTGGTGACGTCGCCGAAGTGACGGTTTACTTTTCGTACGCCGGCGCACCCGATTCCGTTGAAATGGGTACGCTGGTAGACACCATGGACAAAGGGAATAATTGTGGCGGTAATGCGTATATCTTTACCGACGCAATCAACAACGACCATGTGATTGTGCATCCCACAAACACGGTCGACTTGCCATGCCCGGATAACGCGTCCGCCGGGAGCAATGGCCAGTCTTACGTTACGATTGGAAGTTCCGGTCAGCCACATTTTTACGCCGTCCGGGCTCAAGCGACGATTGGCGTTCCAAGCGTCGTTCAGTCGATTTGCGGTTTTAATCTCGGTCCCTGGGGTGTTAGCGCGAAGGCCACGGCTTATTACGATTGCGAAACGAGTGATCCGAAGTTGATTCGGGTTGACCTATTTCAATGTGATCCTCCTCCCCCATGA
- a CDS encoding type II secretion system F family protein yields the protein MDQLALALNANSLPILVFGGMAAAIGALLMGVRDLFVSRDSRLMASPILKKLPARIEEADATAVSRFDVWLERAIYMTGMNMSISMAAMLFILIGITAGMAVFVLTEDILYSVVAGFFGILVCFIILSINYKRVMKQFEEQFPSALDLLARAVRAGESLDQALVMIGGSVNDPVAGEFRRIAKHLEMGLSLSAAMKSFAYRVPTMDVRIFASALSVHREAGGNLPKTLERLAGVIRDRMSYQRQLKSVTGAGRITALIISCLGPILFLYLFFVQPEYSSSLWNDPTGRLVLIAAAFSQVIGLLIVSRMLRSRY from the coding sequence GTGGATCAACTAGCCCTAGCACTGAATGCCAATTCACTGCCGATCTTAGTGTTCGGTGGAATGGCCGCCGCAATCGGGGCGTTGCTGATGGGTGTCCGCGATTTGTTCGTATCGCGCGACTCTCGCTTGATGGCGTCTCCAATCCTGAAGAAATTGCCTGCTCGGATCGAAGAAGCCGACGCGACCGCCGTCAGCCGATTTGACGTCTGGTTGGAACGTGCCATCTACATGACCGGCATGAACATGAGCATCAGCATGGCGGCAATGCTGTTTATTCTGATCGGCATCACCGCCGGCATGGCCGTGTTTGTCTTGACGGAAGACATTCTATATAGCGTCGTCGCCGGCTTTTTCGGAATCCTTGTCTGCTTCATCATCCTGTCGATCAACTACAAACGTGTGATGAAGCAGTTTGAAGAACAGTTTCCCTCGGCCTTGGACCTGTTGGCCCGTGCGGTTCGCGCGGGGGAGAGCCTGGACCAGGCCTTGGTGATGATCGGTGGCTCGGTGAATGACCCGGTTGCCGGCGAGTTCCGCCGAATTGCCAAGCATCTGGAGATGGGGCTTTCGCTCTCGGCGGCCATGAAAAGCTTCGCCTACCGCGTTCCCACGATGGACGTTCGCATTTTCGCCTCGGCCCTGAGTGTTCACCGAGAAGCTGGTGGTAACCTGCCTAAGACCTTGGAACGCCTGGCCGGCGTGATTCGTGATCGGATGAGCTACCAGCGTCAACTCAAAAGCGTTACCGGTGCCGGTCGCATTACGGCACTCATCATTTCGTGCTTGGGTCCGATCCTGTTTTTGTACCTGTTCTTCGTTCAGCCAGAGTATAGCAGTTCGCTGTGGAACGATCCGACAGGCCGACTCGTACTGATCGCTGCTGCCTTTTCTCAGGTAATTGGCCTGTTGATTGTCAGCCGCATGTTACGTAGCCGTTATTAA